The Nakamurella antarctica genomic interval ACGTGCCCTCCCACGCCGCAACACCCTCGGGGTTGTGCAGCAGTACAAGACGACCGGAACCGATTTCCTCATCGGTGTCCGTGTCGTGAATGAGGGCAGATACTGCGTGTGTCCACGGGGCTAGGCGAGCCGGAGCGGGCAACGTGCTCAGTTCAATCTCGCGGCGCACGTGGGCCACATCAAGGCCAGCCACCGCGGCGAGAAACTCGTCGGGTGCTCCTACCAGGGGAGAAGTGGGGCTGGCCATACCGGCAAGGGTACGACCGAGGACCGACAGCCCGCCCGCACCACGCCGCCCATCGTTAGCCGGCGGCGGGTGGCTCCATCCGCAGGGCGACCGAGTTGATGCAATAGCGCTGGTCAGTGGGGGTGGCGTAGCCCTCGCCCGCAAAGACGTGCCCCAGATGGGAGTCGCAGGTGGCGCAGCGAACTTCGGTACGGACGGACCCAAACGATCGATCTTCGAGCAGGATCACGTTATCGGCTTCGGTGGGCGCGTAGAACGATGGCCACCCGCAGTGCGAGGAGAACTTCTCGTTCGAGGTGAAAAGACTAGCTCCACACGCCCGGCAGAAGTAGGTGCCTGGGGCGGTGGTGTCGGTGTACTCGCCGGTAAAGGCCCGTTCCGTGCCGGATTTGCGAAGAACCGCGTACTCCTCCGGGGTCAGTTCGGCTTTCCATTCGGCATCAGTTTTTCTGACTTTGATTCCCATACCTTCACGGTACCTTCGCGCTGCTTTTACCGAGCGGCGAAGGCAGGTCGTCACTCGCGCGCGCTCACCACCACAGGCATCACGCACCACAGGCGCGAGTTAGTACAGGCGTGCAAGAAAGGCCAGCGCGAACCCCACGAGGATGAAGAACCCCACCGCCCGGATGGCCCAGATCTTTACTGGGCTGTGGTGCGGAGACACAGAAGCGGTCTCCAGTAGCGTCATTTGGCCTTCGAAAGTCAACGCGTTATGGATACGCGTCGTGCGATCCATGTGGGCGATGAACGCGCGAACTTCCGGGTCGGGGTCATTGCGGTCGAGGTCGTCAGCGTCCCAAGGGGCGTACCGAAATTTCGCGTCGTTTTCGGCATTGCGTTCGCGGTTGGCTTCTGGAATCCAGTCGGGGAAACGACGGCGGCCCTCATTGTTCATGCCGGACATAGCGTCCCCCCGTTCGGTATTTGGCCGCTCTCGAAGTAACTGTCGACGGCTGCAGCGATGCACTTACTCCGAGTGTAGGAGCCATGTTCGTCGCCTTGCCAGCTCAGCAGGACCGCGGACGAAAGTTGACTGGCCAGGGACTTGACCCCGGGGTACGGGGCTACCGGATCGCCCGCGCCACCGATCACCACCACCGGGGCCGCACCCCGGCCGCGCATACCTGCGAGAGCTTGGTCGGCGGCGGGCCACGATTGACACAGCGCAGCGAGCTCCAGGGTGAAGGGGCCAAATAGCGGCGCCGTCGTCTTGGACGCCTCGACCGCCGCGGTGAAATCCGCGCCAGTAAGCCTTTCTGCCGTGTCGTTGCAGCCGATAATCAGTTGCAGCGAAAGGTCTTTGCCGCCCTTTCCGATCAGCTCAGAGAGTAGGCCCGCTACCACCGTGTAGTTCTGAACTTCCGCCGCGGCGAGGGCGGATGCGAGAGCGGACCAGCGGCCCCGGTCAGGCAGCGCCAGCGTGAGCGTGAGTAAAACCGTCCCCGCATACACGACGGAACTGTCGAGTTTGGCGCGGGGATCGCCCAGATCAGCCAGTAGCGCGACAATTTCGGCCCGCGCATCTTTGCCCAGTGAGCAATCGGGTTTCGCGGCGCAATCGGCGGCAAATGCATCCAGCGAAGCCTCGAAGGCCTGCGCGGAAGTGAGCGCCAGCGCGGTGCTCGTGGCCAGATGATCCTCGGGGGCGTCCAGTACGACCTTGCCCGCTCGGCCAGGGTAGCGGTCGACATAGACAGCGCCGACGGTGGCTCCGTAGCCGGCGCCGAAGAGGTTCAGGGTGGGCGCTTTCAGGGCCGAACGCAGCGAATCGAGGTCGTCGGCGACGCGGACGGTGTTGAAATGCACAATCTGGGGGCCGATGTAGTCCTGGCAGGCGAAGGTGAAGTTTCGACTCGCCGCTTCCAAGGTGGTCGCTCCGGGTGCTGTTGTCGGGTCGCGGGGAAGCGAGGTGAGAGTCCGCAATACGTCAACTTCGGCGCGGGCGTCGAAGCAATTGACCTCGACGGAGTTGCCGGATCCTCGCAGGTCCATTCCGACAAGCGCATACCGCGAGGTGATGCTGGGGGGTAGCGCGCTGGCGGCGATGAGCAACTGGGAGGCGCCTGCAGCGGGCGAACCCGCGGGGCCGGCGGCGAGGATGACCAGAAGTGTTGGCGCATCGGCAGGTAGCCCGGGGCTTGGGCGCGACTTACTGCTAACTCAATGGTGTCGCTGGTAGCCGCGGCGTTGTAGTCGACGGGCACGCCGATCGTGTTGCACGCGACGGTGAAACCTGTCGTCCCCGCAGCGGGTGCGGGGGGTTTTGCGCAGGCCCGCCAATCGCCGTCGAAGGAGGCGTCCTGGCCGGGGCCGCCGGGGCCAGTGGGGGCGGGTGTGGGCTCAGATGCGGTGGAAGCAGGAGGGGCGACGGACCCCCCGTACACGGCGAGATCACCGCGCTGAGACGGACCGAGGGTGCAGCCAGCAAGCAGCAACCCGACGATGGTCAGGGTGATGAGCAGACGCCGGGACACTCGGAGCTCCAAAAGGTTAATACGGCTGGCAGGGCTGGTGCAGCAACTCAGCTGCTAGATCGAACGTAGCGGGAGAACAGCTGACCAGAACCCATGAGCAGGCTGGCCAGTGTCCATTTTGCCGGGGCCGGTAGCTCTGTGTCGCCGAGCAGTGTGGTGCTGCTGGCATTGCCAATCAGCAGCGGCGCCGTGGTCAGGCATAGTTCATCCACCATGCCGGCAGCCACCATGAGGCCAAGGAGAGAGGGACCGCCCTCGCAGTGCACGCGGCTAAAGCCTTTGTCCCGCAATGCTTTCAGTGCAACCTGCAGGTCGACATCTTCATCGCCCGCGATGATGATGCTGGCCGCGCCCGCGCGTAATCCGGACATGGCCTCGGCGCCCGCAGTGGTAGTGATCACCAGTGGCTGCACCTCAGAGGCGTTGAAAAAGGAGAGCTCCGGGTCGAGCCCAGATTTGGTGACGACCGCGTAGGGCGCCTGCGCTCTCCCGGTCCACCGTTGGCGCCGTTGGGCGCGATCGTTGGGGAGCGGCGACGGCCCGTACCCCTCCTTCCGGACGGTGCCGGCGCCGACCAGGATCACGTCGGCGAGGTCGCGCTGGATGTTGAATACTCGCCGATCGGAATCGCTTCCCAGGCCCGCTGAGACACCGTCGATCGCGGCGCCGCCTTCGAGGGAGATGACCATATTGGCGCGCACGTACGTGCCGGGTGACTCGGGGGGAAATTGGTAAATGGCGGCGAGGTCGTCATCGGTGAGGTTCGCGGCTGGCGCTGGGAAGAGGGTGTCCACGCCTTCCATCAGACCACGCCCCGCCGACAGCGGGCGCGATCTGCCTCACACGGGAGGCTTTGGGTATCACCGGCGCGCGCTCAGACCCTTAGGCTCAGCGATCGTGCCTCTCGCCCATCTAGTTGATATTGAACCCGTGATCAGCGCCGACGAACTCGTCGCGTCGCTCGTTCCGCCGCCCCGGTTTTCGCAAGTGCGGTTTGAGACCTATATCCCTGATCCCGCCGAATCGAGCCAGAGCGCCGCGGTTACCGCGTTAAAAGATTTCGCCGACCGGATCGCCGCGCCGCCGAAGAAGGCAAGTTTGTTCCGCCGCAGCGCCACCCCCGAGGGCCCCACCGGTGTCTATCTCGACGGTGGCTTCGGTGTGGGCAAAACCCACCTGTTGGCCTCGCTGTGGCATGCCGTTCCCGGCCCGGCGCCGAAGGCCTACGGAACGTTTGGCGAATACACCCAGCTGGTGGGTGCGCTTGGTTTCATCCCGACGATCCAGCGGCTCTCCGGCCACAAGCTCATCGCGGTGGACGAGTTCGAGCTTGACGACCCGGGCGACACGATGTTGATGACGCGGCTGATGGGGGAGTTGGCAGACGCGGGCGTCTGGATCGCGGCGACCTCCAACACGTTGCCCGACAAGCTCGGCGAGGGCCGGTTCGCCGCGGAGGATTTCCGCCGGGAGATTTCCGCGATGTCCGCCCGGTTTGCCACCGTCCGGGTCGATGGGCCCGATTTTCGTCATTCGGGGATGGAAGAAGCGCCGCCTCCGCTCAGCGAGGCGGACCTCCAAGTGGCAGCCGGCGAAGCACTTTCCGGAAGCACGGTCGACCCGTTTGACGCGGTGTGCAAAAAATTGTCCACCTTGCATCCGTCCAAGTACGGGAAGCTGCTGGACGGCGTCTCCTCGGTGCAC includes:
- the msrB gene encoding peptide-methionine (R)-S-oxide reductase MsrB, whose amino-acid sequence is MGIKVRKTDAEWKAELTPEEYAVLRKSGTERAFTGEYTDTTAPGTYFCRACGASLFTSNEKFSSHCGWPSFYAPTEADNVILLEDRSFGSVRTEVRCATCDSHLGHVFAGEGYATPTDQRYCINSVALRMEPPAAG
- a CDS encoding alpha/beta fold hydrolase — encoded protein: MLIAASALPPSITSRYALVGMDLRGSGNSVEVNCFDARAEVDVLRTLTSLPRDPTTAPGATTLEAASRNFTFACQDYIGPQIVHFNTVRVADDLDSLRSALKAPTLNLFGAGYGATVGAVYVDRYPGRAGKVVLDAPEDHLATSTALALTSAQAFEASLDAFAADCAAKPDCSLGKDARAEIVALLADLGDPRAKLDSSVVYAGTVLLTLTLALPDRGRWSALASALAAAEVQNYTVVAGLLSELIGKGGKDLSLQLIIGCNDTAERLTGADFTAAVEASKTTAPLFGPFTLELAALCQSWPAADQALAGMRGRGAAPVVVIGGAGDPVAPYPGVKSLASQLSSAVLLSWQGDEHGSYTRSKCIAAAVDSYFESGQIPNGGTLCPA
- a CDS encoding pyrimidine reductase family protein, whose translation is MDTLFPAPAANLTDDDLAAIYQFPPESPGTYVRANMVISLEGGAAIDGVSAGLGSDSDRRVFNIQRDLADVILVGAGTVRKEGYGPSPLPNDRAQRRQRWTGRAQAPYAVVTKSGLDPELSFFNASEVQPLVITTTAGAEAMSGLRAGAASIIIAGDEDVDLQVALKALRDKGFSRVHCEGGPSLLGLMVAAGMVDELCLTTAPLLIGNASSTTLLGDTELPAPAKWTLASLLMGSGQLFSRYVRSSS